The proteins below are encoded in one region of Ephemeroptericola cinctiostellae:
- the hslU gene encoding ATP-dependent protease ATPase subunit HslU, whose product MSSPFNMTPREIVSELDKHIVGQKDAKKAVALAMRNRWRRGQLADAMRVEVTPKNILMMGPTGVGKTEIARRLARLAGAPFIKVEATKFTEVGYVGKDVESIIKDLIEVAVKNARAAAAKHMQSRAQDAAEDRILDVLLPPSRDVTTGEYSRADTESATRQKFRKKLREGELDDKEIELEVSQGTAQFDVMSPPGMEEMADQLRGMFASIGTGKTTSKKMKVKDALRQLVDEEAGKMVNEDEVRSQAVEAVEQNGIVFIDEFDKISGRGGSAGSGEVSRQGVQRDLLPLVEGTTVSTKYGLIKTDHILFVASGAFSLSKPSDLIPELQGRFPIRVELSSLNVDDFKAILTATDACLTRQYTALMATEGVGLDFTESGVQRLAEMACAVNERSENIGARRLHTVMEKLLEDVSYNAHDYEGKAVVIDAVYVESRLGELIKDENLAQYIL is encoded by the coding sequence TCGCTTTGGCCATGCGCAACCGTTGGCGCCGAGGCCAGTTGGCTGATGCCATGCGCGTTGAAGTGACACCAAAAAATATTTTGATGATGGGGCCGACAGGTGTCGGTAAAACTGAAATTGCCCGTCGTTTGGCGCGTCTTGCTGGCGCACCGTTTATTAAGGTTGAAGCAACGAAATTCACGGAAGTGGGTTATGTGGGCAAAGACGTCGAGTCTATCATCAAGGATTTGATCGAGGTGGCGGTGAAAAATGCACGTGCAGCCGCCGCCAAGCACATGCAAAGCCGAGCTCAAGATGCCGCTGAAGACCGTATTTTGGATGTGTTGTTGCCCCCTTCACGAGATGTGACGACGGGTGAGTATTCGCGTGCCGATACCGAAAGCGCAACCCGTCAAAAATTCCGTAAAAAATTGCGTGAAGGGGAGCTGGACGATAAGGAAATCGAGCTGGAGGTGAGTCAAGGCACGGCACAGTTTGATGTGATGAGCCCCCCAGGTATGGAGGAAATGGCCGATCAGTTGCGTGGTATGTTTGCCAGTATTGGAACGGGTAAAACCACATCGAAGAAAATGAAAGTCAAAGACGCCCTGCGCCAGCTGGTGGATGAGGAAGCGGGCAAAATGGTCAATGAAGATGAGGTGCGCAGCCAAGCGGTTGAGGCTGTTGAGCAAAATGGCATCGTGTTCATTGATGAGTTTGATAAAATTTCTGGCCGAGGTGGCAGTGCTGGCAGTGGTGAGGTTTCACGCCAAGGTGTACAGCGCGATTTATTGCCTTTGGTGGAAGGCACAACCGTTTCAACGAAGTACGGCCTGATTAAAACAGATCATATTTTGTTTGTGGCATCGGGGGCATTCAGTCTGTCCAAGCCGTCGGATCTGATTCCCGAGTTGCAAGGACGTTTCCCGATTCGAGTGGAGCTGAGTTCGCTCAATGTCGATGATTTCAAAGCCATTTTAACAGCAACCGATGCTTGCTTGACCCGCCAATATACGGCATTGATGGCGACTGAGGGGGTGGGTCTTGATTTTACAGAAAGTGGCGTGCAGCGATTGGCCGAAATGGCGTGCGCTGTCAATGAGCGTTCGGAAAACATTGGTGCTCGCCGTTTGCATACCGTCATGGAAAAGTTGCTTGAAGACGTGTCATACAATGCGCACGACTATGAGGGAAAAGCAGTGGTGATTGATGCGGTATACGTTGAGTCACGTTTGGGTGAATTGATTAAAGATGAAAACTTAGCGCAATATATTTTATAA
- a CDS encoding diacylglycerol kinase, with the protein MFSPQRIFNAFSYSMKGYKSAWQTEAAFRDNVMMVAITQLLCLLLQPHWQLWLFFGACNALLIMAELLNTGLEYLADHISTDQHDLLGRAKDVGSATVFTALMFNGLALLIIIWQSLT; encoded by the coding sequence ATGTTTTCACCTCAACGTATTTTCAATGCTTTTAGCTATTCAATGAAGGGCTATAAAAGCGCCTGGCAAACCGAAGCTGCGTTTCGTGACAATGTGATGATGGTTGCGATTACACAGCTGCTCTGCCTGCTCCTGCAACCACACTGGCAGCTGTGGCTGTTTTTTGGCGCATGCAATGCCTTGCTCATCATGGCAGAGCTGTTGAACACTGGGCTTGAATACTTGGCCGATCACATCAGCACGGATCAACACGATCTTTTGGGTCGTGCCAAAGATGTTGGGAGCGCAACGGTGTTTACAGCACTCATGTTTAACGGCTTGGCGCTGCTCATCATCATCTGGCAATCCCTGACTTAA